A region of the Halosolutus amylolyticus genome:
CGCCCTCGACGATCAGGTCCGCCCGGACGTCGGGCGCGTTGTCGGCGGTCAGGACGTTGCCGACGGCGGCGGGGACGAGGACGTCGACGTCGAGAGTCAGCAGGTCGTCGTTCGAGAGCGCGTCGGCGTCCTCGTAGCCGGAGACGGCGCCCGGTTCCTCGTGATGGGTGAGGAGGACCTGCGGGTCGAGCCCGTCGGGATCGTAGATCGCGCCGTCGACGTCGCTCACGGCGACGACGTCGGCGCCCCACTCGTCGAGCAGGCGAGCGGCGTTCGCGCCGACGCTCCCGAACCCCTGGACGGCGATCGTCGCGTCCGCGAGATCGTCGCCGCGGTCCTCGACCGTCTCCCGGGTGACGATCGCGACGCTCCGGCCCGGTGCCGCGTCGCGACCGTAGCTTCCGCCGAGAACCGTCGGTTTCCCGGTCACGACGCCGGGGATGGTCTCGCCCTCCTGCATGCTGTAGGCGTCCATGAACCAGGCCATCGTCTGGGCGTCGGTCCCCATGTCCGGTGCCGGAATGTCGCGGGTCGGCCCGACGTAGTCGCGAAGTTCCTCCGCGAACCGGCGCGTGAGTCGCTCCCGCTCGCCCTCGCTGAGGTCTTTCGGATCGACGACCACGCCACCCTTCGCTCCGCCGAAGGGGAGGTCCATGACGGCGCACTTCCAGGTCATCCACATCGCCAGTCCGACGCACTCGTCTTCGCTGACGGCCGGGTGGTA
Encoded here:
- the gdhB gene encoding glutamate dehydrogenase GdhB produces the protein MATTRDGTTDGNRTDGASESAADTARQQLDRAAAHLEVDPGIIERLKHPTQVHRVSIPLRRDDGSLEVFTGYRAQHDDVRGPYKGGLRYHPAVSEDECVGLAMWMTWKCAVMDLPFGGAKGGVVVDPKDLSEGERERLTRRFAEELRDYVGPTRDIPAPDMGTDAQTMAWFMDAYSMQEGETIPGVVTGKPTVLGGSYGRDAAPGRSVAIVTRETVEDRGDDLADATIAVQGFGSVGANAARLLDEWGADVVAVSDVDGAIYDPDGLDPQVLLTHHEEPGAVSGYEDADALSNDDLLTLDVDVLVPAAVGNVLTADNAPDVRADLIVEGANGPTTAAADAIFDDRGIDVVPDILANAGGVTVSYFEWLQHVNRRQWTVAEVHEELESTMLSAWRDVRREVRDRDVSWREAAYVVALSRIADAKTARGLWP